The stretch of DNA CTGCAAGCCATCATACTGCTTGAACACGCCGCCGCGGCCCAGATCCTCGCCCAGCGCCCAGACCAGCGGATCACGGTCCATTTCCTCGGCGAGCGCCAGCCGGCCGGCTTCGAGATAGGTGATGTCGGCCATGGGGGTCAGCCTTCCCGGGTCCAGAAGCGTGTGGGGGCGCCGGCATCCTGCACATCGTCGAAGGCGAGTGCGGCGGGGGCGAAGGGAGCGGCCTCGGCATCATCGAGCGCGCGGGTCATCTCGTCGGTCGCGGCCTGTTCCAGCGCATCGATCTCATGCGCGCCGACACCGGCCGCTTCCAGCACCGCACGGTTGCGGCGCATGGGATCACCCTCCCAGCGGCCCTCGGCCTCGCCCGCCGGGCGATAGCCGGCGGTGTCGGAGGCGGTGTGGCCCAGCAGGCGATAGGTGCGGGCATGGATCAGGATCGGGCCGTCGCCCGCCCGCAACCGTGCCACCACCTCACGCGCGGTCTCGTCGACCAGCGCCAGATCATTGCCGTCGATCTCGATCGCGGTCACGTCCATCGACCGGGCGCGCGCCGCGGCGCCGTCACCGGCGGTCAGCTCCGAGGTGCGGGTAGTCGCCGACCAGCCATTGTCCTCGCAGACGAACAGCACCGGCAGATTGAACACCTTGGCCCAGTTCAGGCCTTCCATGAACGGGCCGCGATTGATCGCGCCATCGCCGAACAGGCAGACCACCACCTGATCGCCGCCCTTCAGGCGGATTGCCTGGGCGGCACCGACCGCGATCGGGATGTTCGCCGACACCACGCCGTTGGCACCCAGCATG from Tistrella bauzanensis encodes:
- a CDS encoding thiamine pyrophosphate-dependent dehydrogenase E1 component subunit alpha, translated to MTDGQDGAVTAAASNRDIARLTALHGLMARIRAFERAAETGQTRGSVLGAVHLSIGQEAVAAGVCAQLRRDDLLLSTHRGHGHTLAKGADARAMMLELLGKAGGTSNGRGGSMHIADFSVGMLGANGVVSANIPIAVGAAQAIRLKGGDQVVVCLFGDGAINRGPFMEGLNWAKVFNLPVLFVCEDNGWSATTRTSELTAGDGAAARARSMDVTAIEIDGNDLALVDETAREVVARLRAGDGPILIHARTYRLLGHTASDTAGYRPAGEAEGRWEGDPMRRNRAVLEAAGVGAHEIDALEQAATDEMTRALDDAEAAPFAPAALAFDDVQDAGAPTRFWTREG